In Litorimonas taeanensis, one DNA window encodes the following:
- the flaF gene encoding flagellar biosynthesis regulator FlaF, translated as MDQKQNALRGYGQSQRQTASDKHIELQLFSSITARLRAQVSKESTKLNPVMAQALIDNAKLWNILFCDLVSEENSLPLPIKQNLISLAEFTQNHTKRVFRGEAGMSILVEINDSVIIGLKASLMANKNAPQTMQEVA; from the coding sequence ATGGATCAGAAACAAAATGCGCTCCGCGGCTATGGTCAATCACAAAGACAAACCGCGTCTGACAAACATATAGAGCTGCAATTGTTCTCTTCGATCACAGCGCGACTTCGCGCTCAAGTTTCCAAAGAATCAACCAAATTAAACCCTGTCATGGCGCAGGCCTTGATTGACAATGCTAAGCTTTGGAACATTCTATTTTGTGATCTCGTAAGCGAAGAGAATTCTCTTCCGCTGCCTATCAAGCAAAACTTGATTTCATTGGCCGAATTTACCCAAAATCACACAAAACGTGTATTTAGAGGCGAAGCCGGTATGTCGATATTGGTCGAAATTAATGACTCTGTTATTATCGGGTTAAAAGCCTCTTTAATGGCGAATAAGAACGCACCACAGACAATGCAAGAGGTCGCCTAA
- a CDS encoding flagellin N-terminal helical domain-containing protein, whose translation MSSILTNNSAMVALGTLRGINNNLASVQSEISTGKKISSSSDNAAIWSIATVMQADVDSFSQVSDSLNLGSATIGVAQAGAEQVTELLQDAKAAIVAANDASVTDSDRAKYQTDLAEITSTISSIVEAASFNGQNLLKDGDAVSVLSSLNRGTDGTVTTGNVAVARQDLTTTTAVTAVAGGAASSGEAGFITFGSGSAADDGGTDTITIQGGAGAVTAGSTYSFDATPNGGAAVTFTYTAQEGDDINDVAAGLVEELTNGPNAIANTTASITTPAADPASDNVVITFTNNVPNGGGTEDIALDGAATIIEAVEERAAGGLAALSDLDISTSEGATSALGEIDALLQTAIDATAFFGSKQSRIDNQNEFITTLADSLKTGIGALTDANLEEASARLQSLQVQQQLGVQALTIANQNPQTLLALFR comes from the coding sequence ATGTCTAGTATTCTTACTAACAACAGCGCAATGGTCGCTCTCGGTACACTACGTGGTATCAATAATAATCTTGCCTCTGTTCAGAGCGAAATCTCAACAGGTAAAAAAATCTCATCTTCATCTGACAATGCGGCTATCTGGTCAATCGCGACAGTTATGCAAGCCGACGTTGACAGCTTCTCACAAGTTTCTGACAGCTTGAACCTTGGTTCTGCTACAATTGGCGTCGCTCAGGCTGGTGCTGAACAAGTTACAGAGCTTCTACAAGATGCCAAAGCTGCTATCGTTGCTGCAAATGATGCATCAGTTACAGATAGTGACCGTGCAAAATATCAAACAGATCTTGCTGAAATCACATCAACAATTAGCTCAATTGTTGAAGCGGCTTCATTTAACGGTCAAAACCTTCTTAAAGATGGCGACGCTGTTTCAGTCTTGTCTTCATTGAACCGCGGCACAGACGGTACAGTAACGACAGGTAACGTTGCTGTAGCGCGTCAAGATTTGACTACAACGACTGCTGTGACAGCAGTTGCGGGCGGCGCAGCTTCTAGTGGCGAAGCAGGCTTTATTACTTTCGGTTCAGGTTCAGCAGCTGATGATGGTGGTACTGACACAATTACTATCCAAGGTGGTGCGGGTGCCGTTACTGCAGGTTCAACTTATAGCTTTGATGCAACGCCAAATGGTGGTGCTGCCGTAACTTTCACTTACACGGCCCAAGAAGGTGACGATATCAATGATGTCGCTGCTGGCTTGGTTGAGGAGCTAACAAACGGCCCTAATGCAATTGCTAACACGACGGCCTCAATTACAACGCCAGCGGCAGACCCCGCATCAGATAACGTTGTAATCACCTTTACAAACAATGTACCAAATGGCGGCGGAACTGAAGATATCGCTTTGGATGGTGCGGCGACAATCATTGAAGCTGTTGAAGAAAGAGCTGCAGGTGGTCTAGCCGCTCTTTCTGACCTTGATATTTCAACATCTGAGGGTGCAACGTCTGCATTGGGCGAAATTGATGCGCTTCTTCAAACTGCTATCGACGCAACAGCGTTCTTTGGTTCAAAGCAAAGCCGTATTGATAACCAAAATGAATTCATCACGACTTTGGCTGACAGCTTGAAAACAGGTATTGGCGCATTGACTGATGCAAACCTTGAAGAAGCGTCTGCGCGTCTTCAGTCTCTACAGGTTCAACAGCAGCTAGGTGTCCAGGCCCTTACAATTGCTAACCAAAACCCACAAACACTATTGGCTCTATTCAGATAG
- a CDS encoding rod-binding protein, translated as MTGFMSPIQTNPLSAMTAETVSAPHSTVQSEGKEDAEIMQAAKDFEAAFITQMLKYSGLGEAMTKNGGEDVQAFTDFYIENFAEKIVDKGGFGLADKFYDKLLAKETAHAELESVLNVKS; from the coding sequence ATGACAGGATTCATGTCCCCGATACAAACAAACCCATTATCGGCTATGACAGCCGAGACTGTGTCTGCGCCTCATTCTACTGTTCAGTCAGAAGGCAAAGAGGATGCAGAAATCATGCAGGCCGCCAAAGACTTTGAGGCCGCCTTCATTACACAAATGCTTAAATATAGCGGCCTCGGCGAAGCCATGACCAAGAATGGCGGCGAAGATGTGCAAGCCTTTACAGATTTTTATATAGAAAACTTCGCAGAGAAAATTGTTGATAAGGGCGGTTTTGGTCTCGCTGATAAGTTTTACGATAAATTATTGGCCAAAGAAACAGCCCATGCAGAATTAGAAAGTGTATTAAATGTCAAATCTTAA
- a CDS encoding flagellar hook-length control protein FliK, with the protein MKDSSLLQLRTGVEVRRMGPSQNIGTNNNPMRDQDSYDELRSKKEEADFIAALQSEADTQKRLNDTRNEALKNKPSDQIESGFHTIKASHPLSDDTTPADLSLTVGENGVETDLQSSISASLEQEPQFHTIKGHEAPETAASYLDVETLSTVKAETTIDASEQILQSQTIADDIKSSDLLISTHAQNTAASGVVPTLAPLALNASTQGSAKEDTDLEIDISEIEDIEDAAADSVEIDLDLQEQLGSEQDLDAQLFEEKIQNIGFTANSHSGDVLTQSSTSSPLIGLSISGTQTGAGPIASITQPSLSPQSPVANAIVNTVSNTISEAIVTAKETPKGIVVQLDPPEMGRVYIDFLFDQDNAVTVIVKADSADSHAILRERQDFFHQLLSDSGFDSVNLSFEQNTGSGANQDLQDDKAKSYSLQAQQGQKDNSSTPSQPPAYQLGEHRTQIDIRL; encoded by the coding sequence ATGAAGGATTCATCACTACTACAGCTCCGTACAGGAGTTGAGGTCCGCCGCATGGGCCCGTCGCAGAACATTGGGACAAATAACAACCCAATGCGCGATCAAGATAGCTATGATGAATTACGGTCAAAAAAAGAAGAAGCAGATTTTATTGCAGCCCTTCAATCAGAGGCCGATACTCAAAAAAGACTTAATGACACACGCAATGAGGCGTTAAAGAACAAGCCCTCAGATCAAATTGAGTCAGGATTTCATACTATAAAGGCTTCACACCCTTTAAGTGATGATACCACCCCAGCAGACCTTTCACTAACTGTAGGCGAAAACGGCGTTGAGACCGATTTACAATCCTCAATCTCGGCTAGTCTTGAACAAGAGCCACAGTTTCATACGATTAAAGGTCACGAGGCCCCAGAGACAGCCGCTAGTTATCTTGACGTCGAAACGCTCTCTACGGTGAAGGCGGAAACAACAATTGATGCGTCAGAACAAATCTTACAAAGTCAAACCATAGCGGACGATATTAAATCCTCTGACTTGCTCATTTCAACGCATGCTCAGAACACAGCCGCTAGCGGGGTGGTGCCAACATTGGCGCCACTCGCATTAAACGCCTCTACACAAGGCTCGGCCAAAGAAGACACTGACCTCGAAATTGATATTTCAGAAATAGAAGACATAGAAGACGCCGCGGCAGACTCCGTCGAGATAGACCTAGATCTTCAGGAACAGTTAGGCAGTGAACAAGACCTAGATGCACAGCTCTTCGAAGAGAAAATCCAAAATATAGGTTTCACAGCAAATTCCCATTCGGGAGATGTGTTGACCCAATCCTCAACGTCATCCCCGCTTATAGGGCTCTCTATATCTGGCACCCAAACGGGTGCAGGACCTATTGCCTCAATCACACAGCCTTCGCTTTCACCGCAATCCCCTGTTGCGAATGCTATTGTGAATACTGTGTCTAATACTATTTCCGAGGCGATTGTTACCGCCAAAGAAACGCCCAAAGGGATAGTTGTCCAACTCGACCCACCTGAAATGGGCCGTGTTTATATCGATTTTTTGTTTGATCAGGACAATGCGGTTACAGTCATTGTGAAAGCGGATTCAGCGGATAGTCATGCTATCTTGCGAGAACGCCAAGATTTTTTCCATCAACTGTTAAGCGATAGCGGCTTTGATTCTGTTAATCTTAGCTTTGAGCAAAATACTGGAAGTGGTGCCAACCAAGACCTTCAAGATGACAAGGCTAAGTCATATAGTCTTCAGGCTCAGCAAGGTCAGAAGGATAATTCGTCCACCCCATCACAGCCGCCTGCATATCAGCTCGGTGAACACAGAACACAAATCGATATTCGACTTTAG
- a CDS encoding flagellar hook capping FlgD N-terminal domain-containing protein — MNVSSLIGLTTQNKASDFLANAIPSEPQAGLEDTVSTTSKDTTIVTESTSETSTDSTTETSTASEQTEQFTTFLTLLTAQIKNQDPLAPLDSTQFVEQLATFSNLELQAEGNQVLEDIAQMLAQSLYNQTELDS, encoded by the coding sequence ATGAATGTATCAAGTTTAATTGGTTTAACGACTCAGAATAAAGCGTCAGATTTTTTAGCCAATGCTATTCCTTCTGAACCCCAAGCTGGCTTAGAAGATACTGTCTCGACCACGAGCAAAGACACGACAATCGTCACAGAATCGACATCTGAAACATCAACAGACAGCACTACTGAGACAAGCACAGCGTCGGAACAAACCGAACAATTCACCACGTTTCTAACTTTGCTAACCGCTCAAATTAAAAACCAAGATCCGCTTGCCCCTTTGGATTCAACTCAATTCGTTGAGCAATTGGCAACCTTTTCCAATCTTGAGCTTCAAGCCGAAGGCAATCAGGTTTTAGAAGATATCGCCCAAATGCTAGCGCAAAGTCTTTATAATCAAACAGAATTAGACAGCTAG
- a CDS encoding flagellar basal body-associated FliL family protein, with product MIKSLVKNAVLIIAVIAGAVGASFYKTSLADKEVSSHSEAKPAKSSGHGEKKEKKDDAHGKKAKGGDSHKGADASSVNYLKFKRQFVIPVMQNKKITSLVIMNFNIELDGSASANSFAYEPKLRDAFMRDLLNLSNEGVFDNDFTSPETFEYIRETLLGSSRRIMKDGVQNVLILDIAKRDT from the coding sequence ATGATTAAATCGCTTGTTAAAAATGCTGTTCTTATCATTGCCGTCATAGCCGGAGCTGTGGGGGCGAGTTTTTATAAAACGTCTCTGGCAGATAAAGAAGTCTCTAGTCACTCTGAGGCTAAACCCGCAAAAAGTTCAGGTCATGGGGAGAAGAAAGAAAAGAAAGATGACGCCCACGGGAAAAAGGCCAAAGGCGGAGATTCTCACAAAGGCGCTGATGCCTCATCGGTAAATTATTTAAAGTTCAAACGACAATTCGTTATCCCGGTGATGCAGAATAAAAAAATCACCAGCTTGGTTATTATGAATTTTAATATTGAGCTTGATGGCTCGGCGTCTGCCAATAGTTTTGCTTATGAGCCTAAGCTCAGAGACGCCTTTATGCGCGACCTTCTTAATCTATCGAATGAGGGGGTTTTTGATAATGATTTCACATCTCCTGAGACATTTGAATATATCCGTGAGACTCTGTTAGGATCCTCCAGACGTATCATGAAAGATGGCGTTCAGAATGTGTTGATTTTAGATATCGCAAAACGAGACACGTAA
- a CDS encoding flagellar basal body L-ring protein FlgH — protein sequence MNYLKTLTGLCCVISLSACATTKSQKTKAEFTQPIPSMSYAPNNYRLDSAPVNQTHSGMNAQETSLWNNSPKSLFGDRRASRTGDILTVLVEIDDEAELKNSITEDRQNSENLGIGAFFGLPEKLNGILPAGASTSPAVDLSRSRNLAGDGSIKREEKITLRLAVQVVDVLPNGYLQLAGKQQIMVNDEVRHLQVSGLIRTQDISRQNIITYDKIADARIYYGGKGQITDAIKPRAGNKIVQTIIPF from the coding sequence ATGAACTATTTGAAAACACTAACAGGTCTCTGCTGTGTTATCAGCCTGTCGGCCTGCGCGACAACTAAAAGCCAGAAGACAAAAGCAGAGTTTACACAACCTATTCCATCAATGAGCTATGCCCCCAATAATTACAGGCTAGATTCTGCGCCAGTCAATCAAACTCATTCTGGCATGAATGCACAAGAAACGTCACTTTGGAATAATAGTCCTAAATCATTATTTGGTGACCGCCGAGCGAGCCGAACGGGTGATATTCTCACGGTTTTGGTAGAAATAGATGACGAAGCTGAGTTGAAAAATTCAATAACAGAAGATCGTCAAAATTCTGAGAACCTAGGCATAGGAGCCTTTTTTGGATTACCTGAAAAGTTGAATGGAATTTTACCGGCTGGAGCTTCTACCTCTCCCGCTGTTGATTTAAGTCGGTCTCGAAATCTGGCGGGCGATGGGTCAATAAAACGCGAAGAAAAGATTACTCTACGATTGGCCGTACAGGTTGTTGATGTTCTTCCAAACGGATATTTGCAGTTAGCGGGTAAACAGCAAATTATGGTCAATGACGAAGTGCGTCATCTGCAAGTGAGTGGCCTTATTCGGACGCAAGACATCTCACGTCAGAATATTATTACTTATGATAAAATTGCGGATGCCCGAATTTATTATGGCGGGAAAGGTCAAATTACTGACGCGATTAAGCCTCGTGCCGGTAATAAAATCGTTCAAACCATTATACCTTTTTAG
- the flgA gene encoding flagellar basal body P-ring formation chaperone FlgA translates to MKLFKVIVALGATGLMLPDFAIADEVIANSTLRRGTQITAADLNIDTDSESERVALLSQYVGMSVVRTISSGAEINPKDVAEPVQVKRNSTVKMIYRLGRLEITATGRALGEGRMGDIITVMNSESRKRVEGRVTGLGVVEMIR, encoded by the coding sequence ATGAAACTGTTCAAGGTGATTGTTGCGCTTGGCGCAACTGGCTTGATGCTCCCAGATTTCGCTATCGCGGATGAGGTCATTGCCAATTCGACGTTAAGACGGGGTACGCAAATCACGGCGGCTGATTTAAATATTGATACAGATAGTGAATCAGAACGCGTAGCCCTTCTATCACAATATGTAGGTATGTCCGTTGTTCGCACTATCTCAAGCGGCGCAGAGATAAACCCCAAAGATGTTGCTGAACCCGTTCAAGTCAAACGAAACTCTACGGTGAAAATGATTTATCGATTGGGTCGTCTGGAAATAACAGCAACTGGCCGTGCGTTGGGTGAGGGGCGTATGGGCGACATTATTACGGTTATGAATTCTGAATCCCGAAAACGGGTCGAGGGCCGTGTTACAGGATTGGGCGTTGTGGAGATGATAAGATGA
- the flgG gene encoding flagellar basal-body rod protein FlgG, whose product MNALKIAATGMAAQQTRVDVISNNIANMSTTAYQPRVAEFADLIYQQHLTPGTVTSQTGTIAPAGVQIGMGVRPSTVSIEVVQGPLSATGGDLDLAIEGKGFFQIDLPSGETAYTRDGKFYQDAEGLIVNSDGYALSDNITIPSDARSISISLDGEVTAFFDNAAEGQQIGTITMTVFSNPKGLEALGGNLFRETSASGNPIVSEPGTEGVGTMRQGFLEDSGVDVVEEISELIEAQRGYELNSKIISAVDEMYAATTRIR is encoded by the coding sequence ATGAATGCTCTTAAGATCGCTGCCACAGGAATGGCCGCCCAACAGACCCGAGTCGATGTTATATCGAACAACATAGCGAATATGAGTACAACGGCGTATCAGCCGCGTGTCGCTGAATTCGCAGACCTAATTTACCAACAACATCTAACCCCAGGAACGGTGACTTCGCAGACAGGCACGATTGCGCCAGCCGGTGTTCAAATTGGTATGGGTGTTCGCCCCTCCACAGTTTCGATTGAGGTTGTTCAGGGGCCTCTTAGCGCAACTGGCGGCGATTTAGATTTGGCAATTGAAGGGAAAGGTTTTTTCCAAATTGACTTACCTAGCGGCGAAACAGCCTATACGCGTGATGGAAAATTCTATCAGGACGCAGAGGGACTGATTGTCAATTCAGATGGTTATGCCTTGTCTGACAACATCACTATCCCAAGTGATGCGCGAAGTATTTCAATCAGCCTTGATGGCGAAGTTACTGCCTTTTTCGACAATGCCGCCGAGGGGCAACAGATTGGAACAATCACCATGACAGTGTTTTCTAATCCAAAAGGGTTAGAGGCGTTGGGTGGAAATTTATTCAGAGAAACGAGCGCCTCTGGCAATCCTATTGTGTCAGAACCAGGTACAGAAGGCGTGGGTACGATGCGCCAAGGGTTCTTGGAAGATTCTGGCGTTGATGTCGTCGAGGAAATTTCTGAACTCATCGAGGCACAACGTGGATATGAATTGAACTCTAAAATCATTTCCGCCGTAGATGAAATGTATGCAGCCACAACGCGGATTCGATAG
- a CDS encoding flagellar hook-basal body complex protein, producing MGDFSYIAISRQSGLMKEMSLVANNMANSDTVGYKRQGAIFAEHIAAIGSTNQSGSPEHSLSMGHLAAHSPDFGAGSMRPTGGSLDIAIEGEGFFMVNVDGQTQLTRAGNFMTDAEGRLINVDGNAVLDSAEGEIQIPIDAGEIFIAEDGSISANGVELGRIGVATADPQTLSRQGNNNYVAREGFAPSEFTLVRQGYLEDSNVDPMTEISRMIEVQRYYDAGQKIFDMEDDRIKQVISTIRQIS from the coding sequence ATGGGTGATTTTAGCTATATCGCAATCTCCCGTCAGTCGGGGTTAATGAAAGAAATGAGCCTCGTTGCAAATAACATGGCGAATTCAGATACCGTTGGCTATAAACGTCAAGGCGCGATTTTTGCTGAACATATTGCAGCCATAGGGTCAACAAACCAATCAGGATCCCCAGAACACAGTTTGTCAATGGGGCACCTTGCGGCGCATTCTCCAGATTTCGGGGCAGGCAGTATGCGTCCAACAGGGGGCAGTCTTGACATAGCTATCGAAGGCGAAGGTTTTTTTATGGTCAATGTTGATGGCCAAACTCAGCTGACACGTGCGGGCAATTTCATGACAGACGCAGAAGGTCGCCTGATAAATGTTGATGGAAATGCTGTTTTAGATTCTGCTGAAGGGGAAATTCAAATCCCTATTGATGCGGGTGAAATCTTTATTGCTGAAGATGGCAGTATAAGCGCGAATGGTGTGGAACTAGGCCGTATTGGTGTTGCCACTGCAGACCCTCAAACTTTGTCACGTCAGGGAAATAACAACTATGTCGCTCGCGAAGGTTTTGCACCTTCTGAATTTACCTTGGTTAGACAAGGTTATCTAGAAGACAGCAACGTAGATCCTATGACTGAAATCTCACGGATGATTGAGGTTCAGCGTTATTACGATGCCGGACAGAAAATCTTCGACATGGAAGATGATCGTATCAAACAAGTTATCTCAACAATCAGGCAAATTTCATAA
- the motA gene encoding flagellar motor stator protein MotA encodes MSSVFGIILTVICVFGGYLWAGGKMEIILHSLPYEMMIIGGAALGAFACGNDMHTIKATGKDLMAVFKGPKWKQSDYTDLLCLMHELVRISRENPVEVEGHIENPEESALFQKYPRILESTSFVEMICDTIRSMLMNFDDVYQVEEMLDKQLEGMKEESLHGAHALQNMADALPALGIVAAVLGVIKTMASIDKPPEILGGMIGGALVGTFLGVFLAYSLVGPMANKVKAIREQEHFFYALIREVLVSSLHKNETQICIEVARRSAPKHQRPSFLEMEQALKDLKNVAA; translated from the coding sequence ATGAGCTCCGTTTTTGGTATTATATTGACAGTGATTTGCGTGTTCGGGGGGTATCTCTGGGCAGGTGGTAAAATGGAGATTATTCTCCACTCTCTGCCTTATGAAATGATGATAATCGGCGGGGCTGCGCTAGGTGCGTTTGCCTGTGGCAATGATATGCACACGATTAAAGCGACAGGGAAAGATTTGATGGCCGTCTTCAAAGGGCCAAAATGGAAACAATCAGATTACACCGATTTATTGTGCCTTATGCATGAACTGGTTCGTATTTCTCGTGAAAACCCAGTTGAGGTTGAAGGACATATTGAAAACCCTGAAGAGTCAGCTTTATTCCAGAAATATCCACGTATCTTAGAATCAACCTCATTCGTTGAAATGATTTGCGATACAATTCGTTCGATGTTGATGAACTTTGATGATGTTTATCAGGTTGAGGAGATGCTTGATAAGCAATTAGAGGGCATGAAAGAAGAATCCCTACATGGGGCTCACGCTTTGCAGAATATGGCAGATGCCCTGCCAGCCCTAGGCATCGTGGCGGCGGTTTTGGGTGTTATTAAAACAATGGCTTCTATTGATAAGCCACCAGAAATTTTAGGGGGTATGATTGGCGGCGCTTTGGTTGGGACATTCCTCGGCGTTTTCCTTGCTTATTCTTTGGTGGGGCCGATGGCCAACAAAGTCAAAGCTATCAGAGAGCAGGAACACTTCTTTTATGCATTGATTAGAGAAGTCTTGGTTTCAAGCCTTCATAAGAATGAAACACAAATTTGTATCGAAGTGGCAAGGCGGAGCGCACCTAAACATCAGCGGCCAAGTTTCTTGGAAATGGAGCAGGCCTTAAAAGACCTGAAGAATGTGGCGGCATGA
- a CDS encoding FliM/FliN family flagellar motor switch protein: MSVLRKKIDKAVFTSSLDVEKVKRVWNGPHEQILGALETFIEPLFWKADMINVFKLTPSDISKVFPERGMYTALGPTDRDVKCVLSLDPKLAAIVSKYGFTSEVSDLENLDAYEFSEFDIAIMDGFINDVRTIIDIPSFIFRSDYTDFSQIPLVQDNSEWVKLELNFLTSLSPKSECVRVRLSVLLRLAHLKELLKNSPDIEDEDMAIVFDEDTEVLTRHVDQSHTPLRTILESREMTVADCTRLAIGQVIPLPGISLQELRVEAELKNDRICIAKGALGIHKTRRAVKLVEDIDASFIEAAMPGRGRGSRSSN; the protein is encoded by the coding sequence ATGAGCGTTTTACGCAAGAAAATTGATAAAGCCGTTTTCACATCATCTTTGGATGTCGAAAAGGTAAAACGCGTGTGGAATGGCCCCCACGAGCAAATTCTAGGCGCGCTTGAGACTTTCATCGAGCCTTTGTTCTGGAAGGCGGATATGATTAATGTCTTTAAATTGACCCCGTCTGACATTTCTAAGGTCTTTCCCGAGCGAGGCATGTACACCGCGCTCGGGCCTACAGATAGAGATGTGAAATGCGTTTTATCACTTGACCCAAAACTAGCCGCTATTGTGTCTAAATATGGATTTACGAGTGAAGTGTCTGATCTTGAAAACTTGGATGCTTATGAATTTTCGGAATTCGACATCGCGATTATGGATGGATTCATCAATGATGTACGGACTATAATTGATATACCTTCATTTATATTTCGGTCTGATTATACGGACTTTTCTCAAATACCGCTCGTCCAAGATAATTCAGAGTGGGTAAAGCTAGAGCTTAACTTTTTGACGAGCTTATCTCCTAAATCAGAATGTGTACGGGTGCGTTTAAGCGTCTTGTTGCGCCTGGCCCATTTGAAAGAACTTCTTAAAAATAGTCCTGATATCGAAGACGAAGATATGGCTATAGTATTCGATGAGGACACAGAGGTTTTGACGCGGCATGTCGATCAGAGCCATACGCCGCTGAGGACAATTCTTGAGAGCCGGGAAATGACTGTCGCGGATTGTACGCGATTAGCGATTGGACAAGTCATTCCTTTACCTGGAATTTCTTTGCAGGAATTGAGAGTCGAGGCTGAATTAAAGAATGACCGCATATGTATTGCTAAGGGAGCGCTTGGTATTCATAAAACGCGCCGCGCGGTAAAATTAGTCGAAGATATTGACGCTTCTTTTATCGAAGCTGCTATGCCTGGGCGAGGCCGTGGAAGCCGTTCGTCAAACTGA
- a CDS encoding flagellar motor protein MotB, which translates to MSDAQRPIIIRRKKVYAADGHHGGAWKVAYADFVTAMMAFFLLMWLLNATTEQQRKGIADYFNPNIPLAAVSGGGADALKGDSLYTQDTMAKSGSGAAGESDRESADKNSPVKSPGLNDSDIQQKIEAMNKALVAADRSLSEHLKLKMSPEGLVIELVDQTDSPLFSSGSAKPSPILEALVSIVSDAFSDVSNQIKIVGHTDNYAFSNGGNYTNWELSSDRANSARRLLARTGFPATQISGVEGKSSTEPFSDDPYSPMNRRISITILNSDI; encoded by the coding sequence ATGAGCGATGCTCAAAGACCAATCATTATCCGCCGTAAAAAAGTCTATGCTGCAGATGGACATCATGGCGGCGCATGGAAAGTTGCCTATGCTGATTTCGTAACAGCGATGATGGCGTTCTTTCTTTTGATGTGGCTTTTAAATGCGACGACTGAGCAACAACGCAAAGGGATTGCTGATTATTTCAATCCGAATATTCCTTTGGCCGCCGTCTCAGGGGGCGGGGCAGATGCTTTAAAAGGCGATTCTCTCTATACGCAAGACACAATGGCCAAGAGCGGCTCTGGAGCCGCCGGAGAAAGCGATAGAGAGTCTGCCGATAAAAATTCGCCTGTGAAAAGTCCGGGCTTAAACGATTCCGATATTCAGCAAAAAATAGAAGCCATGAACAAAGCACTGGTTGCGGCGGATAGATCACTTTCTGAACACTTAAAGCTTAAGATGAGCCCTGAAGGCCTTGTCATTGAACTTGTGGATCAAACGGACAGCCCTTTATTTTCAAGTGGCAGTGCGAAACCTTCACCAATTTTAGAAGCTCTCGTAAGCATTGTCTCAGACGCTTTCAGTGATGTCAGCAATCAAATTAAGATCGTTGGTCATACTGATAATTATGCATTTTCTAATGGAGGGAACTATACAAATTGGGAGCTTTCTTCTGACAGAGCCAATTCAGCTCGACGTCTTCTTGCGCGAACTGGGTTTCCCGCCACACAAATTTCAGGTGTCGAAGGGAAATCATCGACAGAGCCCTTCTCTGACGATCCATATTCTCCAATGAACCGCCGCATTTCGATTACGATTTTAAACTCAGATATCTAA